A region of the Corynebacterium falsenii genome:
AAGGAGTCTTCTGACATGTCCCTCACACGCAAGGCACTGAGCAAAAACGCTCGCACCAAACTCGCCCAAGCGAAGGATCTCTACCTCGGCGCAGCGCCCAAGGCCACGACCTCCCAGACCGTCGCCCGCCTGGCCTTGGGCGGCATGATGACGTTCGCCGGAGTGTCTCACCTGACGTTCAACCGCGAGGAGTTCCAGGCTCAGGTTCCCGATTGGTTCCCGATGGATGAGGACCCCGTGGTGTTGGGCTCCGGAGTGGCCGAGATTGGTCTGGGTCTGGCGCTGCTCACGCTGCCCCAACACCGCAGGGCCGTGGGTACGGCGTTGGCTGCCTTCTACGCGGCCATTTTCCCGGGCAACATTGCGCAGTATACGGAGCGCAAGAACGGCTTCGGCTTGGATACGGATGGTAAGCGCCTTGGTCGACTGTTCGGCCAGCCCGCGTTGATCGCGGCTGCACTGTGGGCTGGGGGTCTGCCCGAAAAGAAGTAGTTTCTTATGATTACTTCAGGAACCATGTAGCTTCTTGCACAAGGACTCGGGGGTGCTCGGTGGGGTAATAGGGCTAGGCAACGAACCAGCAGCCTATTCACAAATCCATCCGAGCACGTCAATCCCTTTTTTTTGGCCTCACGCGGACAACTAACATTAGGCACACTTTAGTTTAGTAAAGCGTTGCTTAACTTACGGTTGCCTTACTTTAAAAATGTGGATAGCCTGTGACTTCAGCATCCCCACGCCGGGACGCCAACCTGAAACCCATTCCACACAAGATCGAGAGCCGAGGCATGAAGCTATCCAAGATTGCGGCAGTAGTGACCGTCGCAGGCCTGACCCTCACCGCGTGCGGTGACAACAACGGATCTACCAACAACGACGGATCCTCCCAGTCTGCATCGACAGACTCCACGAATTCCGCAAGCAGCGACAAGAAGACAGTCACCGTGGAAGACAACTACGGTGAAGTCACTATCCCTGTCCCAGTTGAACGCGTAGCCTCCACGGACAATCGGACCTTCCAGGTCTTGGAACAGTGGAAAATTCCACTCGTAGCTGCACCGAAGAAGCTCATTCCCAAGACTGTCACGGCATACAACGGGGACGATGTCGCCGACATGGGTATGCACCGCGATCCGAACCTTGAGGCTCTGGTAGCCGCCAAGCCCGATCTCATCATTTC
Encoded here:
- a CDS encoding DoxX family protein, with translation MMTFAGVSHLTFNREEFQAQVPDWFPMDEDPVVLGSGVAEIGLGLALLTLPQHRRAVGTALAAFYAAIFPGNIAQYTERKNGFGLDTDGKRLGRLFGQPALIAAALWAGGLPEKK